One segment of Capricornis sumatraensis isolate serow.1 chromosome 23, serow.2, whole genome shotgun sequence DNA contains the following:
- the LOC138070177 gene encoding pancreatic lipase-related protein 2, whose product MLPSWTIGLLLLATVRGKEICYEPFGCFSDEKPWTGILQRPLKLFPWSPEDIDAHFLLYTNENPNNYQRINITDLATVKASNFQLDRKTRFVIHGFIDDGDSGWPTDMCKKMFKVEKVNCICVDWEHGAWTEYTQAVHNTRVVGAEIAFFVQGLSTELGYGPENVHLIGHSLGAQLAAEAGRRLGGQVGRITGLDPAQPCFEGTPEEVRLDPSDAMFVDVIHTDSASIIPFLSLGIRQKVGHLDFYPNGGKEMPGCQKNILSTIIDINGIWQGVQDFVACSHLRSYKYYSSSILNPDGFLGYPCASYEQFQEGGCFPCPTGGCPKMGHYADQFQGKTSAVGQTFFLNTGSSGNFTSWRYRVSVTLAGTKKVRGSIRIALYGSNGNSKQYQIFKGSLQPDASHMHDIDVDLNIGKVQKVKFLWNNNVINLFRPKLGASRITVQGGEDRTEYNFCSNNTLQEDALQTLYPC is encoded by the exons ATGCTGCCCTCCTGGACCATCGGTCTTCTCCTGCTGGCCACAGTCAGAG gaaagGAGATTTGCTATGAACCTTTTGGCTGCTTTTCTGATGAAAAACCATGGACTGGAATCCTTCAGCGGCCTTTAAAGTTATTTCCTTGGTCCCCTGAGGACATCGACGCTCACTTTCTTCTATATACAAATGAGAACCCAAATAACTACCAA CGGATCAATATCACTGACCTAGCCACTGTCAAGGCTTCAAACTTCCAACTGGACCGCAAAACACGCTTCGTCATCCACGGCTTTATAGATGATGGGGATTCAGGCTGGCCTACTGACATGTGCAAG AAAATGTTTAAAGTGGAGAAGGTGAACTGCATCTGTGTGGACTGGGAACATGGGGCGTGGACAGAATACACCCAGGCCGTCCACAACACTCGGGTCGTGGGAGCGGAGATAGCGTTCTTCGTGCAAGGGCTGTCG ACCGAGCTGGGCTATGGCCCGGAGAACGTGCATCTCATTGGCCACAGCCTGGGTGCACAACTGGCAGCTGAGGCCGGCAGGAGGCTGGGGGGCCAAGTGGGCAGGATCACAG GGCTGGACCCGGCACAGCCATGCTTCGAGGGCACGCCCGAGGAGGTTCGGCTGGACCCGTCCGATGCCATGTTTGTGGATGTGATTCACACGGATTCTGCCTCCATAATCCCTTTCCTGA GTTTGGGAATAAGACAAAAGGTGGGCCACCTGGACTTCTACCCaaatggaggaaaggaaatgcctggatGTCAGAAAAACATCCTGTCAACCATCATAGATATAAATGGAATATGGCAAG GAGTCCAAGACTTTGTGGCATGCAGTCACTTAAGAAGCTACAAGTACTACTCAAGCAGTATTCTCAACCCTGATGGCTTCTTAGGCTACCCATGTGCCTCCTATGAACAGTTTCAGGAG GGTGGCTGTTTTCCTTGTCCAACGGGAGGATGTCCCAAAATGGGGCACTATGCTGACCAATTCCAGGGGAAAACCAGTGCCGTGGGACAAACCTTTTTCCTGAACACAGGGAGCAGTGGTAACTTTACAA GTTGGAGATATAGGGTATCCGTCACACTGGCTGGAACAAAGAAAGTGAGGGGGTCCATCAGAATTGCTTTGTATGGAAGTAATGGAAACTCAAAACAATATCAAATTTTCAA AGGATCCCTCCAACCAGATGCAAGTCATATGCATGACATTGATGTGGACCTCAATATTGGAAAAGTCCAGAAGGTCAAGTTCCTTTGGAACAACAATGTGATAAATCTCTTCCGGCCCAAACTAGGGGCTTCCAGAATTACAGTGCAAGGTGGTGAAGATAGGACTGA GTATAATTTTTGCAGCAACAACACGCTGCAAGAAGATGCGTTACAAACCCTCTACCCTTGTTAA